The Streptomyces sp. HUAS MG91 sequence TCGTCGACGACGCGCGGCAGGCCGGGCTCCTCGCCGCCTGCGTACCCGTCGAGTGAACCGGATCACTCGCGCGAGCGATGAGTTCGGGGCGGCCGCCCGGTCGTAAGGACAACACCCGTGTACGGGACCGTCCCACGGGACCCGTGGCCGAGACAGGAGCGCCGCCATGACCACCACTCCCGCCGTCAAGGGCCCCGCCAGCTACTTCCCCTCCATCGAGAAGAAGTACGGGCAGCCGGTCGCGTACTGGCAGGACCTCATCCGTTCCTCGCCGCTCACGAAGCACATGGAGCTGGTGGGCTGGCTGAAGAGCGAGCACGGGCTCGGTCACGGCCACGCGAACGCGCTGGTCGCGCACACGCTCGCCGAGGCGCGCGCGGGCAGGTGAGCGCGTGGTCGCGGCCGGCCGGGGCGCTCAGGGAACTCACAGGGTCGGCCGCCCGTTGGGGGCACGTCCGCCGTACGCGCCCTGCCCGAGGGAGACCCGTGTCCGACAACGCCCCCGCCACCACCACCGCGCTGCCCCTGCTGCCGTCACCGACCGTCCAGGCCGAGCGGCTGGTGGAGCTCGGCGTCCACGAGATCGCGGGGCTCGACGCCGCCGCGCTGCGCGACTTCGCCAGAACCGCCGAGGAGACGGCCGGCGCGGGCGCGCTGCTCGCCGTGCACCCGGACCGGGCGCCCGCCTCCGCGCTCGCGCCGCTGCTGCACCGGGACGGCCGGGCCGGGTTCGTCGTGGTCGACATGACGGACGTCGACCTCTTCGCGCCGGTCGACGCCGTCACGGATCTGCCCGACGCGCCGCTCTACCTCGTCGAGAGCCCCGACCGGGGTGACGAGATGGCCAACTGGAGCCCGGACGAGGCACTTTCCGCCCTCACCGAGCGGGGCCGCACTCCTCTGCTGCTCACCGAGGGCATCCACTGGGTGCTCCACCAGCCCGCGGCGCTGGACCGCAACCACTGCTTCATGACGATCGGCTCGCGACTGCGCAGGGCGAACGGGTCGCTGGACGCCCGCACCCCCGCGATCTGGATCAGCAACGGCACGGGGCGCGACGGCAGCGAGCGGCGCGGGGCGCCCAAGGTCGGCTGGTGCTGGGCGGGCAACCGGCACACGTGGCTCGGGTTCGGCTCCACCGCCGGGCGCCTCTGACCCTCCGACGCGGGGCGCCGTCCGGCGGGCGCGGGATACGTCGTGGCTGGTCGCGCAGTTCCCCGCGCCCCTGAACACCCTCTGCCGGGCGCGCCTCTCGTCGTGGCTCGTCGCGCAGTTCCCCGCGCCCCTGAGGCATGCGCTTCGCGCAGCCTCCCCTGAAGGCCGCAGGCCTTTCAGGGGCGCGGGGAACTGCGCGAGAAGCGGCCACCGGCCCGCACACGAAGAACAACTCAGGAGCGCGGGGCGGCGTCCTAAATGCCGCCCATCGGCTCCGGATCCACCCGCACCGGCGTCCCCCACACCCGCACCACCTCATAGTCCGTGAACTCATGCACCAGGCGATACGCCATCGCCGCATCGGGCCGCCGCCGCTGCGCCGCGAGATAAAGATCCGCCTCGCGGCGATCGTGCCGAGGAGTGCCGCAGAGCTGCCACACCTGCCCGTTCCACATCTCCGGGATCCAGCGCTGCTGGGGCTGGGGCCGGTCCTCGCGGGTGCCGTAGCGCGAGAGGACCGGGCGGTCGGCGGTCGGGCGGGGAGCCGGGCCGCCGTAGTCCCCCGAGATCTGCGAGCGGTGCGCCTTGCGGCGGCGGGTCTCGCAGAGCAGGCACAGATCGGGCGCCGAGGTCTCGACCGGGCCGTACGGATGCTCCTTGCAGCGGGTCGCCGGCTTCTGGCCCGCCGTCGCGTCGTCGAGCTGGTCGAGCGCGCGCATCAGGTCGCCCCGCACCTCGTGGAGCACGTCGTCCGGGGTGTCGCCGGTCAGCTTCTCGCCGTGCTCCCCGAGCACGCGCAGGGCGCGGCCGAGTGCGGTGAGCTGCGCGTGGTTCACGGTCCTGTGCTCCGTCTCCGAGGGTCGGGGATTACGGCTTCCCACCTTCGCACGCCGCACCGACATCTCCCCCGCTCCCATCACGATCCGGTCACGACAACCGGAACAGGGGTTGCCAACAACCCGTGTAATCGATTCCAATCCCTCGTGTAATCGATTCCATGCACATGTGCGTCCCACCACGACCACATGAGCCCCGAAGCCACCCAGGCCACACAGAGGGGAGCCGCACGATGGCGAGCATCAAGGACGTCGCGGCCGCGGCCGGCGTCTCCGTCGCCACGGTCTCCCGTGTGCTCAACGCCCACCCGTCGGTGAGCCCGGACGCCCGCACGCGCGTGCTGGCGGCGGTGGAGTCGCTCGGCTACCGGCCCAACGCCCTGGCCCGTTCCCTGCGCACCGACCAGACCCGCACGCTCGGCCTGGTCATCAGCGATGTGCTCAACCCGTACTTCGGGGAGCTGGCCCGTTCCGTCGAGGAGGAGGCGCGGGCCCTCGGCTACAGCGTGATCATCGGGAACGCCGACGAGCGCCCCGACCTCCAGGACCACCACGTGCGCACCCTGCTCGACCGGCGGATCGACGGACTGCTCGTCTCCCCCACCGACGGCGGCTCCCCGCTGATGCTGGACGCCGCCCGGGCCGGGACGCCGATGGTGTTCGTCGACCGGTGGATCCCGGGCGTGGACGTGCCGGTGGTGCGCTCCGACGGGCGGGCGGCCGTGCGGGACCTCGTCGCGCATCTGCACGGGCTCGGGCACCGGCGGCTCGCGATCATCGCGGGCCCGGCCGCCACGACCACCGGCAGCGAGCGCGTCGACGCCTTCCGGGAGGCGCTCGCCCGTTACGAGATCGAGCTGCCGGACGCCTACATCGGGCAGGGCGACTTCCAGGCGGAGAGCGGACGCCGGGTGACGGACGGGTTCCTGGACCTTCCCGAGCCGCCCGAGGTGGTCTTCGCCGCCGACAACCTGATGGCGCTCGGCGCGCTGGACGCGATCCGCGCGCGCGGGCTGCGCGTCCCCGACGACATCGCGCTCGCCGCCTTCGACGACATCCGCTGGTTCGTGCACACCGATCCGCCGATCACGGCGATCGCCCAGCCGACCGGCGAGCTGGGCCGGGCCGCCGTGCGGGCCCTGGTGGACCGGATCGAGGGCCGCGCCCCGGCCTCGGTCACCCTCCCCGCCGCACTCGTCGTACGCCGCTCCTGCGGCGCCCCCGCCTGATCCCGCGTACAGGGACACCCCACAACCGCGTACCTCAATGGAGAGGAGCAATCGGTGAGCAACCCGGACGAGTTGCTGCGTATCGAAGGGATACGGAAGACCTTCCCCGGTGTCGTCGCGCTCGACAGCGTCGACTTCGACCTGCGCCGCGGGGAGGTGCACGTCCTGCTCGGTGAGAACGGGGCCGGAAAGAGCACGCTGATCAAGATGCTCTCCGGCGCCTACACCCCCGACGAGGGCCGCATCATCGCGGGCGGCGAGCAGGTCCGTATCCACGGTGCGCAGGACGCCGAACGGCTCGGCATCGCGACGATCTACCAGGAGTTCAACCTGGTCCCCGATCTGACCGTCGCCGAGAACATCTTCCTGGGCCGGCAGCCCCGCCGCTTCGGCATGATCGACCGCAAGCGGATGGAGGCCGACGCCGAGAAGCTGCTCGCGCGCGTGGGCGTGAACGTGTCGCCTCGCGCGTGCGTGCGGGAACTCGGCATCGCCCGCCTCCAGATGGTGGAGATCGCGAAGGCGCTGAGTCTCGACGCGCGCGTGCTGATCATGGACGAGCCGACCGCCGTGCTGACCTCGGAGGAGGTCGACAAGCTCTTCGCCATCGTGCGCGCGCTGCGCGAGGACGGCGTCGGGATCGTCTTCATCACCCATCACCTGGAGGAGATCGCCGCCCTCGGCGACCGGGTCACCGTGATCCGGGACGGGCGGAGCGTGGGCCAGGTGCCCGCCTCGACGCCCGAGGACGAGCTCGTGCGGCTCATGGTGGGCCGGTCGATCGAGCAGCAGTACCCGCGTGAGCGGCCCGAGACCGGTACCGCGCTGCTGAAGGTCGAGGGGCTGACCCGCGACGGCGTCTTCCAGGACATCTCCTTCGAGGTGCGGGCCGGTGAGGTCGTCGGCATCGCCGGGCTCGTCGGCGCCGGGCGCACCGAGGTGGTGCGCGCGGTGTTCGGCGCGGACCCGTACGACAAGGGCTCGGTGGAGGTCGCGGGCGCGACGCTGCCGCGCCACGACGTGAACGCCGCCATGGCCGCGGGCGTCGGGCTCGTGCCCGAGGACCGCAAGGGCCAGGGCCTGGTGCTCGATCAGTCGGTCGAGGAGAACCTGGGGCTGGTGACCCTGCGCGCCGCCACCCGCGGCGGGTTCGTGGACCGCAAGGGCCAGCACGCGGCCGCCGACCGCATCGCCGCCCAGCTGGGCGTGCGGATGGCGGGGCTCGGCCAGCACGTGCGCACGCTCTCCGGCGGCAACCAGCAGAAGGTCGTCATCGGCAAGTGGCTCCTCGCGGACATCAAGGTGCTGATCCTCGACGAGCCGACGCGCGGCATCGACGTCGGCGCGAAGGTCGAGATCTACCAGCTCATCAACGAGCTGACCGCCGCCGGCCACGCCGTGCTGATGATCTCCAGCGATCTGCCGGAGGTCCTCGGCATGAGCGACCGCGTGCTCGTCATGGCGCAGGGCCGGATCGCCGGTGAACTCGCCGCCGCCGACGCCACCCAGGACTCCGTGATGGCCCTCGCCGTCAGCACCACTCCCACGACCGACGAAAGCGAGGCCCGTCGTGGCCACTGACACGCTCAAGAGCAAGCCGGGCACCAGTGGTGCCGCCGGGCTGCGCAGGCTGCTGCTCGACAACGGCGCGCTGACCGCGCTGATCGTCCTCGTCATCGCGCTCTCCGCGCTGTCCGGGGACTTCCTGACCACCGACAACCTGCTCAACATCGGCGTCCAGGCGGCCGTGACCGCCATCCTCGCCTTCGGTGTCACCTTCGTGATCGTCGCGGCGGGCATCGACCTGTCGGTCGGTTCGGTGGCCGCGCTGTCCGCGACCGTACTGGCGTGGAGCGCCACGCAGCACGGCGTACCGGTCGTCCTCGCCGTCGTCCTCGCCGTCGCGACCGGCATCGTGGCCGGTCTCGTCAACGGGTTCCTCATCGCGTACGGGAAGCTGCCGCCGTTCATCGCGACGCTCGCGATGCTGTCGGTGGGGCGCGGTCTGGCGCTGGTGATCTCGGACGGTTCGCCGATCCCGTTCCCCGACTCGGTCTCGCACCTCGGTGACACGCTGGGCGGCTGGCTGCCGGTGCCGGTGCTCGTGATGGTCGTCATGGGGCTGATCGCCGCCGTGATCCTCGGCCGGACGTACATCGGCCGCGCCATGTACGCGATCGGCGGCAACGAGGAGGCCGCGCGCCTGTCCGGGCTGCGCGTGAAGAAGCAGAAGCTCGTCATCTACGCGCTGTCGGGCCTGTTCGCCGCCGCGGCGGGCATCGTGCTCGCCTCGCGGCTCTCCTCCGCGCAGCCGCAGGCCGCGGACGGCTACGAGCTGGACGCGATCGCCGCCGTCGTCATCGGCGGTGCCTCGCTGGCCGGTGGCACGGGCAAGGCGTCGGGCACGCTGATCGGCGCGCTGATCCTCGCGGTGCTGCGCAACGGCCTCAACCTCCTGTCGGTGTCCGCCTTCTGGCAGCAGGTCGTCATCGGTGTCGTCATCGCGCTCGCGGTGCTCCTCGACACGCTGCGCCGCAAGGCCGGGGCCACGCCGGTGACCTCCGGCGGCGGGGGCGGCAAGGGCAGGCAGGCGGCCACGTACGGGCTCGCGGCCGTCGTCACCGTCGCGATCGTCGGCGCCACCTCGTTCCTGCACGGCGGTTCGTCGGCGTCCGACAAGCCGAAGGTGGGCCTGTCCCTGTCGACGCTCAACAACCCGTTCTTCGTGCAGATCCGGGCGGGCGCGCAGGCCGAGGCGAAGAGGCTGGGCGTGGACCTGACGGTCACCGACGCGCAGAACGACGCCTCGCAGCAGGCCAACCAGATGCAGAACTTCACCAGCTCCAGCCTCGACGCGATCGTCCTCAACCCGGTCGACTCGGCCGCCGCGAGCAACTCGGTGGGTGCGGCGAACAAGGCCGGCATGCCCGTCGTCGCCGTCGACCGCGGGGTGGAGAAGGGCAAGGTCGCCACGCTCGTCGCCTCCGACAACGTCGCGGGCGGTGTGCTCTCCGCGAAGACGATGGCCGAGAAGCTGGGCGGCAAGGGCAAGATCGTCATCCTCCAGGGCCAGGCCGGCACGTCGGCCGCGCGTGAGCGTGCGGAGGGCTTCGCCAAGGGCCTCAAGGAGTACCCGGGCATCAAGGTCCTCGCCCAGCAGCCCGCCGACTTCGACCGCACCAAGGGCCTCGACGTGATGTCGAACCTGCTCCAGGCGCACCCCGACGTCCAGGGCGTCATCGCCGCCAACGACGAGATGGCGCTCGGCGCGGTCAAGGCGCTCGGCTCGAAGGCCGGGAAGTCGGTGCCCGTGATCGGCTTCGACGGCGAGGCCGACGGCATCAAGGCGGTCGAGGCGGGCACGATGTACGCCTCGGTGGCCCAGCAGCCGCGCGAACTCGGCGAGATCGCCGTGCGCAACGCGGTGAACGCCGCCGACGGCAAGAAGATCGCCCCGGCGGTGAAGGTGCCGGTGAAGGTCGTGACCTCGAAGAACGCGGCCGACTTCAGCTGAGCCGTCCGACACGCAGAATCGCAGAAAGGCAGAGCATGAGCACGTATGACCTCCTCGTCGTGGGGTCGGCCAACGCCGATCTGGTGGTCGCCGTCGACCGTCGCCCGGGTGCCGGGGAGACCGTCCTCGGCTCCGACCTGGTGGTCCACCCGGGCGGCAAGGGCGCGAACCAGGCCGTGGCCGCCGCCCGGCTCGGCGCGCGCACCGCGCTGCTCGCGCGGGTCGGCGACGACGGGCACGGGCAGTTGCTCCGTACGTCGATGGAGTCGTCCGGGGTGGACACCTCGGGCGTGCTCGTCGGCGGGGCGCCCACCGGGGTCGCGCTGATCACCGTCGACCCGTCGGGCGACAACAGCATCGTGGTGTCGCCGGGCGCGAACGGACGGCTCACGCCGGACGACGTGCGGGCGGCGCGGGAGCTGTTCGCGGCGGCGCCGGTGGTCTCCACGCTGCTGGAGATCCCGCTGGACACGGTCGCCGAGGTGGCCCGGTCGCTGGCCGACGGGGCGCGGCTCGTCCTCAATCCGTCGCCGCCCGCGCCGCTGCCCGACGAGGTCCTCGCGGTGTGCGACCCGCTGATCGTCAACGAGCACGAGGCGAAGGTCATCCTCGGTACGGAGCCGGGCCCGGACCCCGAGGAGTGGGCGCGGCAACTGCTCGCGCTCGGCCCGCGCTCGGTCGTCATCACGCTCGGCGCCGAGGGCGCGCTGGTCGCGGACGCCGACGGGTCGGAGCGGGTGGCGTCCGTGAAGGTGAAGGCCGTGGACACCACCGGCGCGGGAGACGCCTTCACGGCGGCGCTCGCCTGGCGGCTCGGCACCGGTGAGCGGCTGGCCGACGCGGCGGCGTACGCGGCCCGGGTCGGCGCCGCCGCCGTCACCAAGGAGGGCGCGCAGGCCTCGTACCCGACGGCGGACGAGGTCGCCACGCTGTGAAGAAGGCCGGGATTCTCAATCGCCATCTGGCCGGGGCCATGGCCGAGTTGGGTCACGGGGACGGGGTGCTCGTGTGCGACGCGGGGATGCCGGTGCCGGCCGGGCCGCGCGTCGTCGATCTGGCCTTCCGGGCCGGGGTGCCGTCGTTCGCCGAGGTGCTCGACGGTCTCCTCGACGAGCTGGTCGTGGAGGGCGGCACGGCGGCCGGTGAGGTGCGGGCCGCGAATCCGGACACGGCCGCGCTGCTCGCGGAGCGGCTGCCGGTTCTCTCCTATGTCACGCACGAGGAGCTGAAGGCGCTGTCGGCGTCGGCGCGGCTCGTGGTGCGGACCGGGGAGGCGCGGCCGTTCGCCAATGTGCTGCTGCGGTGCGGGGTCTTCTTCTGAGACGGGGCAATCGAAACCGGCGGGGAGCCCGGTCCGCGGACCGGGCTCCCCTCGGGCTTTCCCCTCCCTGCGCCGGAATCCTTCGATCCCCCCAGATCTCCCCCCTCAGGATTCCGACGCAAGTAACGACCTACGTGGCGCCGCAAAGGTTGCACCGGGTTGCGGAAATTCTGGAAAGAAGACGAGCGGCGGGAGCACGAGGCGCGCAAGGGGCGCGAAAGCGGACGACTCACGCCCCCTTTGTCACTGCCGGTTTGTCACTGCCGGACCGCGTGCCGGGTGAACCGTTCGACGGTCTCGGCGAGCACCTCGCGGCCGTCGCGCGCCCACAGCCCGTCGTTGAACAGCTCCACCTCGATGGGCCCGGTGTAGCCCTGCTGTTCCACCAGGCCGCGCCAGTACCGCAGGTCGATCGCGCCGTCACCGAGCTGGCCCCGACCGTTGAGCACGCCCTCGGGCAGCGGCGTCGTCCAGTCGGCGAGCTGGAACGTCGCGATACGCCCTTGGGCGCCGGCCCGCGCGAGCTGCGCGGGCGCCTGGTCGTCCCACCAGATGTGGTACGTGTCCACGCAGACGCCGACCTGATCCGCCGGGAAGCGTTCGGCGATGTCCAGGGCCTGGGCGAGGGTGGAGACCACGCAGCGGTCTGCCGCGTACATCGGGTGCAGCGGCTCGATCGCCAGCCTCACGCCGCGCTCGGCCGCGTAGGGGGCGAGCACGGCGATGCCGTCGGCGATGCGCTCGCGGGCGCCCGCCAGGTCGTACGATCCGGCCGGAAGTCCGCCGGAGACCAGGACCAGGACGTCCGTGCCGAGGGTGACGGCCTCGTCGACGGCGCGCTTGTTGTCGTCGAGCGCGGCCGTGCGCTCGGCCGGGTCGAGGGCGGTGAGGAAGCCGCCGCGGCAGTGCGTGGTGACGGTCAGCCCGGCGTCGCGCAGCAGCGCCGCCGCCTTGTCGACGCCGTACGCCTGGACGGGCTCGCGCCAGGTCCCGACGTTGCGGACACCCAACTCGGCGCATGCGTCGACGAGTTCGGGCAGTCCGAGCTGCTTGACGGTCATCTGGTTGATGGAGAACAGCGGGTCGGCGCTCACTTGGTCACTCCGTACAGGGCGAGCAGTTGCTTCATGCGGGTCTCGGCCAGCTCCGGGCTCGGGAACAGGCCGAGGGAGTCGGCGAGTTCGTAGGCGCGCGCGAAGTGCGGGAGCGAGCGCGCCGACTGGAGGCCGCCGACCATGGTGAAGTGCTCCTGGTGGCCGGAGAGCCAGGCGAGGAGGACGACGCCGGTCTTGTAGAAGCGGGTCGGGGCCTGGAAGAGGTGCCGGGACAACTCGACCGTGGGGTCGAGGAGTTCACGGAATCCCTTGACGTCTCCGGTGTCGAGGACGCGGACGGCCTGCGCGGCGAGCGGGCCCAGCGGGTCGAAGATGCCGAGCAGGGCGTGGCTGAAGCCGCGGTCGTCGCCCGCGATCAGCTCGGGGTAGTTGAAGTCGTCGCCGGTGTAGCAGCGCACACCCTGCGGGAGGCGGCGGCGCAGCTCGACCTCACGGCGGGCGTCGAGCAGGGACACCTTGATGCCGTCGACCTTGTCCGGGTGCGCGGCGATGACCTCCAGGAAGGTCTCGGTCGCGGCGTCCAGGTCGGCCGAGCCCCAGTAGCCGTCCAGGGCCGGGTCGAACATGGGGCCCAGCCAGTGCAGGACGACCGGCTCGGCGGCCTGCCGGAGCAGATGCCCGTACACGTCGAGGTAGTCCTCGGGGCCGCGGGCGACGGCGGCCAGCGCGCGCGACGCCATGAGGATCGCCTGCGCGCCCGTCCCCTCCACGAGCGCGAGCTGCTCCTCGTACGCGGCCCTGACCTCGGCCAGATCGCGGGCGGGCGCGGTGAGCTGGTCGGTGCCGACGCCGCAGGCGATGCGGCCGCCGACCGCCTTCGCCTCGGCGGCGGAGCGTCGGATCAGCTCGGCGGCGCCCGCCCAGTCCAGGCCCATGCCGCGCTGCGCGGTGTCCATCGCCTCGGCGACGCCGAGCCCGTGGGACCACAGGTGGCGGCGGAAGGCGAGGGTGGCGTCCCAGTCGACGGCGGCCGGGGAGTCGGGGGTGGTGTCGGCGAGCGGGTCGGCGACGACGTGCGCCGCCGAGAAGACGACCCGGGAGGCGAGGGGCGCCCCGGTGTCGAACGCGAGCGGCTCGGCGCGCGGCTCGTACGCCTTCAACCCGCCGTCGGGGGTGGGGAGATGAAGGGTCACAGCGAGATCTCCGGAACGTCCAGGCGGCGGCCCTCGGCCGAGGACTTCAGCCCCAGTTCGGCCATCTGCACACCGCGCGCACCGGCGAGCAGGTCCCAGTGGTAGTCGGCACCGGCGTACACATGCTTCAGGAACAGCTCCCACTGCACCTTGAAGCCGTTGTCGAACTCGGTGTTGTCCGGGACCTCCTGCCACTGGTCGCGGAAGGAGTACGTCGCCGGGAGGTCGGGGTTCCAGACCGGCTTGGGGGTGGAACTGCGGTGCTGGACGCGGCAGTTGCGCAGGCCTGCGACGGCCGACCCTTCGGTGCCGTCGACCTGGAACTCGACCAGTTCGTCGCGGTTGACGCGCACGTCCCAGGAGGAGTTGATCTGGGCGACGACCGGCCCGCCGGAACCCTCGATCTCGAAGATGCCGTACGCGGAGTCGTCGGCGGTGGCGTCGTAGGGCTTGCCGTTCTCGTCCCAGCGGGTGGGGATGTGGGTGGCGGCGAGCGCGGTGACCGAGGTGACCCGGCCGAACAGCTCGTGCAGCACGTACTCCCAGTGCGGGAACATGTCGACGACGATGCCGCCGCCGTCCTCGCTGCGGTAGTTCCACGACGGGCGCTGGGCCTCCTGCCAGTCGCCCTCGAAGACCCAGTAGCCGAACTCGCCGCGCACGGACAGGATCCGCCCGAAGAAGCCGCCGTCGATCAGGCGCTTGAGCTTGAGCAGGCCCGGCAGGAACAGCTTGTCCTGCACCACGCCCGACCTGACGCCCTTCTCGCGTGCCAGGCGGGCCAGTTCGACGGCGCCCTCCAGGCCGGTGGCGGTCGGCTTCTCGGTGTAGACGTGCTTGCCGGCGGCGATCGCCTTCTTGAGGATCTCCTCGCGCCCCGAGGTCATCGCGGCGTCGAAGAAGATGTCGACGCTGTCGTCGGCGAGGACGGCGTCCACGTCGGTGGAGATGTTCGCCCCGTCCAGGCCGTGCCGCTCGGCGATCGCCTTCAGCGCGTGCTCGCGGCGGCCGACCAGGACCGGCTCGGGCCACAGGACCGTGCCGTCACCGAGGTCGAGCCCGCCCTGCTCGCGCAGCGCGAGGATCGACCGGACGAGGTGCTGGCGGTAGCCCATGCGCCCCGTCACGCCGTTCATGGCGATGCGCACCGTCTTGCGTGTCACGTGAGTCCCTTCGTCCGGCCCGGCGTACGCGGAGTCGGCGCCCGCCGCTTGTTCGATATCCCGTAGCAAGCGCTTTCTATCCAAGGAGAAGCTAGCCTCTGCACAGCCGCTCGGACAAGAGCGGATACGCGGCGGATGACAGCGGACTCCAGCCGCACACCAGTCGGAGGATGACTCGATGACCGTGACCCTCGCGGATGTGGCCGCCCGCGCGCAGGTGTCCCCCGCCACCGTCTCGCGCGTGCTCAACGGCAACTATCCGGTCGCCGCCGCCACCCGTGAGCGGGTGCTGAAGGCCGTGGACGAGCTGGACTACGTGCTCAACGGCCCGGCGAGCGCGCTCGCCGCCGCCACGTCCGATCTGGTCGGGGTGCTGGTCAACGACATCGCCGACCCCTTCTTCGGGATCATGGCGTCCGCCGTGCAGTCGGAGATCGTCGGCCCCGGCGGGCGCGCGGGCGGCGAACGGCTCGCGGTGGTCTGCAACACGGGTGGTTCTCCGGAACGCGAGTTGACGTATCTGACGCTGCTCCAGCGCCAGCGCGCGGCGGCGGTCGTCCTGACCGGCGGGGCGATCGAGGACGCGGCCCATGTGGCGGCGGTGGCTTCGAAGTTGAGGCGGCTCGCGGAGGCCGGCACGCGGGTGGTGCTGTGCGGGCGGCCGCCGGTGCCGGACGCGGGCGCGGTGGCGCTGACCTTCGACAACCGCGGCGGGGGCCGGGAGCTGACGGAGCATCTGCTCGGGCTCGGGCACCGGCGCATCGGGTACGTCGCCGGGCCGGAGGAGCGCACCACGACCCGGGACCGCCTGGAGGGGCACCGCGAGGCGCTGGCCGCCGCCGGGGTCGAGGAGTCGCCCGGTCTGGTGGTGCACGGTTCCTACGACCGGGCGGCCGGGTATGCGGCGACGCGCGAACTCCTGGGCAGGGATTCCTCGTTGACGGCCGTGGTGGCCGCCAACGACACGGTCGCGCTGGGTGCGTGCGCGGCGCTGCGGGAGGCCGGGCTGCGCATCCCCGAGGACGTCTCGGTGGCGGGCTTCGACGATCTGCCCTTCAGCGTGGACGCGGTGCCCGCGCTGACGACGGTCAGGCTTCCGCTGGCGGAGGCGGCGGCACGGGCTGGTCGTATCGCGATGGGGCGGGAGGCGGCGCCGGTGGGTGGGGTGGATGTGGTGGGCGGGGAGTTGATGGTGCGGGGGTCTACGGGGGTTCCACGCGGGGTGTGACGGGCGGTTCTTCGTCTGCGGGCCGGTGGGGGCTGGTCGCGCAGTTCCCCGCGCCCCTGAGATGCGCA is a genomic window containing:
- a CDS encoding DUF4287 domain-containing protein, with the protein product MTTTPAVKGPASYFPSIEKKYGQPVAYWQDLIRSSPLTKHMELVGWLKSEHGLGHGHANALVAHTLAEARAGR
- a CDS encoding DUF5701 family protein, producing MSDNAPATTTALPLLPSPTVQAERLVELGVHEIAGLDAAALRDFARTAEETAGAGALLAVHPDRAPASALAPLLHRDGRAGFVVVDMTDVDLFAPVDAVTDLPDAPLYLVESPDRGDEMANWSPDEALSALTERGRTPLLLTEGIHWVLHQPAALDRNHCFMTIGSRLRRANGSLDARTPAIWISNGTGRDGSERRGAPKVGWCWAGNRHTWLGFGSTAGRL
- a CDS encoding LacI family DNA-binding transcriptional regulator, whose translation is MASIKDVAAAAGVSVATVSRVLNAHPSVSPDARTRVLAAVESLGYRPNALARSLRTDQTRTLGLVISDVLNPYFGELARSVEEEARALGYSVIIGNADERPDLQDHHVRTLLDRRIDGLLVSPTDGGSPLMLDAARAGTPMVFVDRWIPGVDVPVVRSDGRAAVRDLVAHLHGLGHRRLAIIAGPAATTTGSERVDAFREALARYEIELPDAYIGQGDFQAESGRRVTDGFLDLPEPPEVVFAADNLMALGALDAIRARGLRVPDDIALAAFDDIRWFVHTDPPITAIAQPTGELGRAAVRALVDRIEGRAPASVTLPAALVVRRSCGAPA
- a CDS encoding sugar ABC transporter ATP-binding protein codes for the protein MSNPDELLRIEGIRKTFPGVVALDSVDFDLRRGEVHVLLGENGAGKSTLIKMLSGAYTPDEGRIIAGGEQVRIHGAQDAERLGIATIYQEFNLVPDLTVAENIFLGRQPRRFGMIDRKRMEADAEKLLARVGVNVSPRACVRELGIARLQMVEIAKALSLDARVLIMDEPTAVLTSEEVDKLFAIVRALREDGVGIVFITHHLEEIAALGDRVTVIRDGRSVGQVPASTPEDELVRLMVGRSIEQQYPRERPETGTALLKVEGLTRDGVFQDISFEVRAGEVVGIAGLVGAGRTEVVRAVFGADPYDKGSVEVAGATLPRHDVNAAMAAGVGLVPEDRKGQGLVLDQSVEENLGLVTLRAATRGGFVDRKGQHAAADRIAAQLGVRMAGLGQHVRTLSGGNQQKVVIGKWLLADIKVLILDEPTRGIDVGAKVEIYQLINELTAAGHAVLMISSDLPEVLGMSDRVLVMAQGRIAGELAAADATQDSVMALAVSTTPTTDESEARRGH
- a CDS encoding substrate-binding domain-containing protein, which translates into the protein MATDTLKSKPGTSGAAGLRRLLLDNGALTALIVLVIALSALSGDFLTTDNLLNIGVQAAVTAILAFGVTFVIVAAGIDLSVGSVAALSATVLAWSATQHGVPVVLAVVLAVATGIVAGLVNGFLIAYGKLPPFIATLAMLSVGRGLALVISDGSPIPFPDSVSHLGDTLGGWLPVPVLVMVVMGLIAAVILGRTYIGRAMYAIGGNEEAARLSGLRVKKQKLVIYALSGLFAAAAGIVLASRLSSAQPQAADGYELDAIAAVVIGGASLAGGTGKASGTLIGALILAVLRNGLNLLSVSAFWQQVVIGVVIALAVLLDTLRRKAGATPVTSGGGGGKGRQAATYGLAAVVTVAIVGATSFLHGGSSASDKPKVGLSLSTLNNPFFVQIRAGAQAEAKRLGVDLTVTDAQNDASQQANQMQNFTSSSLDAIVLNPVDSAAASNSVGAANKAGMPVVAVDRGVEKGKVATLVASDNVAGGVLSAKTMAEKLGGKGKIVILQGQAGTSAARERAEGFAKGLKEYPGIKVLAQQPADFDRTKGLDVMSNLLQAHPDVQGVIAANDEMALGAVKALGSKAGKSVPVIGFDGEADGIKAVEAGTMYASVAQQPRELGEIAVRNAVNAADGKKIAPAVKVPVKVVTSKNAADFS
- a CDS encoding ribokinase produces the protein MSTYDLLVVGSANADLVVAVDRRPGAGETVLGSDLVVHPGGKGANQAVAAARLGARTALLARVGDDGHGQLLRTSMESSGVDTSGVLVGGAPTGVALITVDPSGDNSIVVSPGANGRLTPDDVRAARELFAAAPVVSTLLEIPLDTVAEVARSLADGARLVLNPSPPAPLPDEVLAVCDPLIVNEHEAKVILGTEPGPDPEEWARQLLALGPRSVVITLGAEGALVADADGSERVASVKVKAVDTTGAGDAFTAALAWRLGTGERLADAAAYAARVGAAAVTKEGAQASYPTADEVATL
- the rbsD gene encoding D-ribose pyranase; the protein is MKKAGILNRHLAGAMAELGHGDGVLVCDAGMPVPAGPRVVDLAFRAGVPSFAEVLDGLLDELVVEGGTAAGEVRAANPDTAALLAERLPVLSYVTHEELKALSASARLVVRTGEARPFANVLLRCGVFF
- a CDS encoding sugar phosphate isomerase/epimerase family protein, encoding MTVKQLGLPELVDACAELGVRNVGTWREPVQAYGVDKAAALLRDAGLTVTTHCRGGFLTALDPAERTAALDDNKRAVDEAVTLGTDVLVLVSGGLPAGSYDLAGARERIADGIAVLAPYAAERGVRLAIEPLHPMYAADRCVVSTLAQALDIAERFPADQVGVCVDTYHIWWDDQAPAQLARAGAQGRIATFQLADWTTPLPEGVLNGRGQLGDGAIDLRYWRGLVEQQGYTGPIEVELFNDGLWARDGREVLAETVERFTRHAVRQ